One Megamonas hypermegale genomic window carries:
- the pyrH gene encoding UMP kinase, whose amino-acid sequence MEVFIVADVKYKRIVFKLSGESLAGEQRFGINPEVVESIARQIKKVREFGIEVAVVVGGGNIWRGLSGSNKGMDRATADYMGMLATVMNALALQDALESMGIDSRVQSAIEMRQVAEPYIRRKAIRHLEKGRVVIFGAGTGNPYFSTDTTAALRAAEIEAEVILMGKKNTDGVYDSDPNKNPQAKKFDSLEYMEVLNRGLAVMDSTATSLCMDNKIPLVVFNIDNHENIVKAALGENIGTTVGGKA is encoded by the coding sequence ATGGAGGTTTTTATTGTGGCTGATGTTAAGTATAAACGCATAGTATTCAAACTTAGTGGTGAATCTTTAGCTGGAGAACAGAGATTTGGTATCAATCCAGAAGTTGTAGAATCTATTGCTAGACAGATAAAAAAAGTTCGTGAGTTCGGTATTGAAGTAGCCGTTGTTGTTGGCGGTGGTAATATTTGGAGAGGCTTATCTGGTAGTAATAAGGGCATGGACAGAGCAACAGCTGATTATATGGGAATGCTCGCTACAGTAATGAATGCTTTGGCACTTCAAGATGCACTTGAAAGTATGGGTATAGATAGTAGAGTTCAGTCTGCTATTGAAATGCGTCAGGTAGCGGAACCATATATTCGCCGCAAGGCTATTCGTCATTTGGAAAAAGGTAGAGTTGTTATCTTTGGTGCAGGTACTGGTAATCCATACTTTTCTACAGATACAACAGCTGCTCTTCGTGCTGCTGAAATTGAAGCAGAAGTTATTTTAATGGGTAAAAAGAATACAGACGGTGTATATGATTCTGACCCTAATAAAAATCCACAAGCTAAGAAATTTGATAGTCTTGAATATATGGAAGTTTTAAATCGTGGTTTAGCAGTAATGGATTCCACTGCTACAAGCCTTTGTATGGATAATAAAATTCCTTTAGTAGTATTTAACATTGATAATCATGAAAATATTGTAAAAGCTGCTCTTGGAGAAAATATAGGTACAACTGTTGGAGGTAAGGCATAA
- the frr gene encoding ribosome recycling factor → MVKDVIKTQEERMKKAVTAARGEFASLRAGRATPALLDKVSVEYYGSLVPVNQVANISVPEPRMIVIQPWEKTMLHEIEKAITKSDLGLSPNSDGSVIRLNIPQLTEDRRKDLVKTLNKRAEESKVAVRNIRRDANDAIKKLEKAKSITEDEAKKGQEDVQKIVDKYIKEIDAARAEKEKEIMEV, encoded by the coding sequence ATGGTAAAAGACGTAATAAAAACACAAGAAGAACGTATGAAAAAAGCTGTTACAGCTGCAAGAGGCGAATTTGCATCTCTTCGTGCAGGTCGTGCAACTCCTGCACTTTTAGATAAAGTTTCTGTAGAATACTATGGCTCTTTAGTTCCTGTTAATCAGGTAGCAAATATTTCTGTACCAGAACCTAGAATGATTGTTATTCAGCCTTGGGAAAAAACTATGTTACATGAAATTGAAAAAGCTATTACTAAATCTGATTTAGGTTTAAGCCCTAACAGTGATGGTAGTGTTATTCGCTTAAATATTCCACAGCTCACAGAAGACCGTCGTAAAGATTTAGTTAAGACTTTAAATAAACGCGCTGAAGAATCTAAAGTTGCTGTTCGTAATATCCGTCGTGATGCTAATGACGCTATTAAAAAATTAGAAAAAGCTAAATCTATAACAGAAGATGAAGCTAAAAAAGGTCAAGAAGATGTACAGAAAATCGTTGACAAATACATCAAAGAAATAGATGCTGCTAGAGCAGAAAAAGAAAAAGAAATAATGGAAGTATAA
- a CDS encoding DUF362 domain-containing protein gives MAYKITDECISCGACAGTCPVGAISEGENHYEIDPDMCVECGACQAGCPAGAIEA, from the coding sequence ATGGCTTATAAAATTACTGACGAATGTATTTCTTGCGGTGCTTGCGCTGGTACTTGTCCTGTAGGTGCAATTTCTGAAGGCGAAAACCATTATGAAATTGACCCAGATATGTGCGTTGAATGTGGTGCATGTCAAGCTGGCTGCCCTGCAGGTGCTATTGAAGCATAA
- a CDS encoding isoprenyl transferase, with product MLKKIFFKKKTQRKHIVSKDNLDLNKLPQHIGIIMDGNGRWATGKGLIRTSGHKAGANTVKNILMTCIKLNIPVLTVYAFSTENWKRPITEVNFLMNLFSNFLAAQIEDLCKNNVQIKFIGRIDELPGTLAKEFHKAEEITKDNTGVKFNVAINYGGRDEIVTAVKNIAKQVNDGTLSVEQIDDKIIDDSLYTKGLPPVDLMIRTSGDMRLSNFLLWQSAYAEFWFTKTNWPDFTSEEFIEALIDFQHRDRRFGGLDKKLN from the coding sequence ATGCTCAAAAAGATTTTTTTTAAGAAAAAAACGCAGAGGAAACATATTGTGTCTAAAGATAATTTAGATTTAAATAAATTACCTCAACATATTGGCATAATAATGGATGGAAACGGTCGTTGGGCTACAGGAAAAGGCCTTATTAGAACTTCTGGACATAAAGCAGGCGCAAACACAGTAAAAAATATATTAATGACATGTATAAAACTTAATATTCCGGTTTTAACAGTATATGCATTTTCTACAGAAAACTGGAAAAGACCTATTACGGAAGTAAATTTTTTAATGAATTTATTTTCTAATTTTTTAGCAGCTCAAATTGAAGATTTATGTAAAAATAATGTTCAAATAAAATTTATTGGTAGAATTGATGAATTACCTGGTACTTTAGCAAAAGAATTTCATAAAGCAGAAGAAATTACTAAAGATAATACAGGTGTAAAATTTAATGTAGCTATAAACTATGGTGGGCGTGATGAAATCGTTACTGCTGTGAAGAATATTGCAAAACAAGTAAATGATGGTACGCTTTCTGTAGAACAGATAGATGATAAAATAATTGATGACAGTTTATATACAAAAGGTCTTCCACCTGTGGATTTAATGATACGTACAAGTGGAGATATGCGTCTTAGCAATTTCTTATTATGGCAATCAGCTTATGCTGAATTTTGGTTTACAAAGACAAATTGGCCAGATTTTACATCAGAAGAATTTATTGAAGCACTAATTGATTTTCAACATAGAGATAGACGTTTTGGCGGATTAGATAAGAAATTAAATTAA
- a CDS encoding phosphatidate cytidylyltransferase produces the protein MCILLTRIISGIVGIIAAGIIIQTGSWLFIIAVLVLAMLAWVEYSHAFAHKGINLPTVFGAILTVYAILEAVLLPEYIVFPFMVVLMFVFFKMIFNHSSFSVQQACIMLAGIMYIVIPFYHLTALRTLGGDVVLATNSLMGDFTAGCALVWLTFIGTWASDTFAYFVGCSIGKHRLCETISPKKSIEGFVGGIVGTMICMAILGNIFGFNLIVMLVMGALIAVIGTLGDLVESCFKRYVGIKDSGNLIPGHGGVLDRFDSLLFTAPLVYYTAVFLLGF, from the coding sequence GTGTGTATTTTGCTAACACGAATTATCAGTGGAATTGTTGGGATAATAGCTGCCGGAATAATAATACAAACAGGTAGTTGGCTGTTTATAATAGCTGTACTTGTTTTAGCTATGTTGGCATGGGTAGAATATTCTCATGCTTTTGCACATAAAGGTATAAATTTACCTACTGTTTTTGGAGCAATTTTAACTGTATATGCTATTTTAGAAGCAGTATTATTACCGGAATATATAGTATTTCCATTTATGGTAGTATTGATGTTTGTATTCTTTAAGATGATATTTAATCATAGTTCTTTTTCTGTACAGCAGGCATGTATTATGTTAGCTGGTATTATGTATATCGTAATACCGTTTTATCATTTGACAGCATTACGCACTTTAGGTGGTGATGTTGTATTGGCAACAAATTCATTAATGGGAGATTTTACAGCAGGTTGTGCACTTGTTTGGTTGACTTTCATCGGCACATGGGCAAGTGATACATTTGCTTATTTTGTTGGTTGTAGCATAGGCAAACATCGTCTTTGCGAAACAATAAGTCCTAAAAAAAGCATTGAAGGATTTGTTGGCGGTATTGTAGGTACTATGATTTGTATGGCAATATTAGGCAATATTTTTGGTTTTAATTTAATTGTTATGCTCGTAATGGGAGCTTTGATTGCTGTAATTGGAACTTTAGGCGATTTAGTAGAGTCTTGTTTTAAACGATATGTGGGTATTAAAGATTCTGGTAATTTAATTCCAGGTCACGGCGGAGTATTAGACCGCTTTGATAGTTTGTTGTTCACAGCTCCGCTTGTTTATTATACAGCGGTATTTTTATTGGGTTTTTGA
- a CDS encoding 1-deoxy-D-xylulose-5-phosphate reductoisomerase, whose translation MKKIAVLGSTGSIGTQTLDVVRNHADILKIEVLAANASDELLEKQINEFKPSIAVLCDKNAYEKLKARYNGETKLLYGEEGLIAGATSDKIDTVVTSLMGFAGLRPTMAAIEAGKNIALANKETLVVAGELVMQKAKEKGIEIMPIDSEHGALFQCLHGEDMAKVDKLLVTASGGPFRGKTIDELKNVSVKQCLNHPTWRMGRKITIDSATLMNKGLEVIEAKQLYGVSYDKIQVVVHPQSIVHSMVQYVDGSVIAQLASTDMRLPIQYALTYPERLECVAPKLDFWKMQSLTFEKPDTDTFRGLALAYEAGKIGGSMPCVMNAANEIAVEAFLNEQISFLDIYDIIEAEMLAHVTLVQPELEDLFEIDAKTRQNVKEKLSKIC comes from the coding sequence ATGAAAAAAATTGCTGTATTGGGTTCAACAGGCTCTATTGGTACACAAACTTTAGATGTCGTAAGAAATCATGCAGATATTTTAAAAATAGAAGTTTTAGCAGCTAATGCTAGTGATGAATTATTAGAAAAACAAATTAATGAATTTAAACCTAGTATCGCTGTACTCTGTGATAAAAATGCTTATGAAAAATTAAAAGCGCGTTATAATGGTGAAACAAAGCTATTATATGGTGAAGAAGGATTAATTGCAGGCGCTACAAGTGATAAGATTGATACAGTCGTTACATCACTTATGGGATTTGCTGGTCTTCGCCCTACTATGGCAGCTATTGAAGCTGGCAAAAATATTGCTCTTGCCAATAAAGAAACTCTAGTAGTAGCTGGCGAATTAGTCATGCAAAAAGCTAAAGAAAAAGGCATAGAAATTATGCCAATCGACAGTGAACATGGTGCATTATTTCAGTGTTTACATGGCGAAGATATGGCAAAAGTGGATAAACTTCTCGTAACAGCTTCTGGTGGTCCATTTAGAGGCAAGACAATAGATGAACTTAAAAATGTATCAGTAAAACAATGCTTAAATCATCCAACTTGGAGAATGGGCAGAAAAATAACAATTGACAGTGCAACTTTGATGAATAAAGGCTTAGAAGTCATAGAAGCAAAACAGCTCTATGGTGTATCATATGATAAAATTCAAGTTGTAGTACATCCACAAAGCATTGTTCATTCTATGGTTCAATATGTAGATGGTTCAGTCATTGCTCAATTAGCATCGACTGATATGCGTTTACCTATTCAATATGCGCTCACTTATCCAGAACGATTGGAATGTGTTGCTCCAAAACTCGATTTTTGGAAAATGCAATCACTCACATTTGAAAAACCTGATACAGATACATTCCGCGGTTTGGCACTTGCTTATGAAGCAGGCAAAATCGGTGGTTCTATGCCATGCGTTATGAACGCAGCAAATGAAATCGCTGTAGAAGCATTTTTAAATGAACAAATCAGCTTTTTAGACATTTATGATATAATAGAAGCAGAAATGCTAGCTCATGTAACTTTAGTTCAGCCAGAATTAGAAGATTTATTTGAGATTGATGCAAAAACTCGACAGAATGTAAAGGAGAAATTGAGTAAAATATGTTAA
- the rseP gene encoding RIP metalloprotease RseP — MLISAIAIVFVFGLLVLVHEFGHFITAKKTGMRVDEFAIGFGPKIWSTRRGETVYSIRSIPLGGFNKIAGMEKGMDEDAGDRAYWARPVWARMIVILAGSFMNFVLPFVIFAGIFFFNGIQTPINEPVLGQVMEGQAASQAGLKMGDKIVSINGQPVDSWTDFVQKVQHEDGKVLSVEFIRDDETMKTSVVPKYDEQAKRALIGVTAPVQTQNVGFVDSIILALSTVVNIVYQMYSALIGMITGSVSAELSGPVGVAQMTSQAAHLGIVPLLQFAALLSLNLGIINLLPIPALDGGHFIVLLVEALRGKPIEAKYVRVVQMAGIILLLSLMFFATAQDIGRLFN, encoded by the coding sequence ATGTTAATAAGTGCCATTGCAATTGTATTTGTTTTTGGTCTATTGGTTCTAGTTCATGAATTTGGTCATTTTATTACGGCAAAGAAAACAGGTATGCGAGTTGATGAATTTGCTATCGGTTTTGGTCCTAAGATTTGGAGCACACGAAGAGGAGAAACTGTTTATTCTATAAGAAGTATTCCGCTTGGTGGCTTTAACAAAATCGCTGGTATGGAAAAGGGTATGGATGAAGATGCTGGCGATAGAGCATATTGGGCTAGACCTGTATGGGCAAGAATGATTGTTATTCTTGCAGGTTCATTTATGAATTTTGTATTGCCATTCGTTATTTTTGCGGGAATATTCTTCTTCAATGGTATTCAAACGCCTATCAATGAGCCTGTGCTTGGTCAAGTTATGGAAGGTCAAGCGGCTAGTCAAGCTGGTCTTAAAATGGGCGATAAAATCGTAAGCATCAATGGTCAACCTGTTGATAGCTGGACAGATTTCGTGCAAAAAGTACAGCATGAAGATGGTAAAGTTTTAAGCGTTGAATTTATTCGCGATGATGAAACGATGAAAACTTCTGTTGTGCCTAAATATGATGAACAGGCAAAACGCGCTTTAATCGGTGTAACAGCACCGGTACAAACGCAAAATGTTGGATTTGTTGACTCAATAATTTTAGCATTAAGTACTGTAGTAAATATTGTTTATCAGATGTACAGTGCGCTCATAGGTATGATAACAGGTAGTGTATCAGCTGAATTGTCTGGCCCTGTCGGCGTAGCTCAAATGACGAGTCAAGCAGCTCATCTAGGTATTGTTCCATTATTGCAATTTGCAGCGCTTTTGAGCTTAAACTTAGGTATAATCAATTTATTACCTATTCCAGCACTCGATGGCGGTCATTTTATAGTATTGCTAGTAGAAGCATTACGCGGTAAGCCTATTGAAGCTAAATATGTACGTGTAGTACAGATGGCAGGGATTATTTTACTTCTTTCGTTGATGTTCTTTGCCACTGCACAAGACATAGGACGTTTATTTAATTAA
- the ispG gene encoding flavodoxin-dependent (E)-4-hydroxy-3-methylbut-2-enyl-diphosphate synthase yields MITRRKTRQIAIGNVKIGGGAPISVQSMTNTKTTDTEATVAQIKALQDAGCDIVRLAVPDMTAAENIANIKVQVNIPLVADIHFDYRLALKAIEQGIDALRINPGNIGDEERVKAVVTAAKAKHIPIRIGVNAGSLDKKLLAKYGKVTAKALVESAMEHVRILEKLDFHDIKISLKAHDVPLTIEAYRLMSQTVDYPLHLGITEAGTVNTGIIKSAVGIGALLAEGIGDTFRISLTGDPVNEVKVANEILKALGLKEYGPTLISCPTCGRCNIDLPSIAAKVEKRLDGIKKPVKVAVMGCVVNGPGEARDADIGIAGGKGEGLLFRKGEIIGKVPEDKLVDALFAELDKIIK; encoded by the coding sequence ATGATAACAAGAAGAAAAACTCGTCAAATTGCTATTGGTAATGTAAAAATTGGTGGCGGTGCGCCAATTTCTGTGCAATCTATGACAAATACTAAAACAACTGATACAGAGGCAACAGTGGCTCAGATTAAGGCGTTGCAAGATGCTGGCTGTGATATCGTGCGCCTTGCTGTACCAGATATGACAGCGGCAGAGAATATAGCTAATATTAAAGTACAAGTGAATATACCGCTTGTAGCTGATATTCATTTTGATTACAGATTAGCGCTTAAAGCGATTGAACAGGGAATTGATGCACTTCGCATAAATCCGGGCAATATCGGAGATGAAGAACGCGTTAAAGCTGTAGTAACAGCAGCTAAAGCAAAACATATTCCAATACGCATTGGTGTAAATGCAGGTTCGTTGGATAAAAAATTATTGGCAAAATATGGCAAAGTTACGGCAAAAGCTCTAGTGGAAAGTGCTATGGAACATGTGCGCATTTTGGAAAAATTAGATTTTCATGATATAAAAATTTCTCTTAAAGCACATGATGTGCCACTTACAATTGAAGCATATCGCTTAATGAGTCAAACAGTAGATTATCCGCTTCATTTAGGTATAACAGAAGCAGGTACAGTCAATACGGGTATTATAAAATCGGCTGTTGGCATTGGTGCACTTTTAGCTGAAGGCATAGGCGATACTTTCCGCATTTCTTTAACTGGTGACCCAGTGAATGAAGTCAAAGTTGCCAATGAAATTTTAAAAGCTTTGGGACTTAAAGAATACGGTCCTACGCTCATTTCTTGTCCTACTTGTGGTCGTTGCAATATTGATTTGCCAAGCATTGCGGCTAAAGTAGAAAAACGCTTAGATGGCATAAAAAAACCTGTTAAAGTAGCAGTAATGGGCTGTGTGGTAAATGGCCCAGGTGAAGCGCGTGATGCTGATATCGGTATTGCTGGTGGAAAAGGTGAAGGTTTATTATTCCGCAAAGGTGAAATCATTGGCAAAGTTCCGGAAGATAAATTAGTAGATGCACTATTTGCTGAACTCGATAAAATAATAAAATAA
- a CDS encoding tRNA lysidine(34) synthetase, with product MKPLPKEYLSRLIRAVVEFQLIEDNDKILIGLSGGKDSLFMAYALTELKNTLKKNFSLGAITINPMFTKDFSCQEIQNFCDKLNIPYHIHQVNIAETIANQDNKNACYSCAFFRRGAINGYAKEHGYNKVAYAHNHDDAVETFFMNLFYSGQLKTFMPSTYLSRSDITVIRPLLYFREAEIRDAISLHGQKPCAPPCPFNGNTMRQKAKELIETLSKDNPKLYEHLAAGMRVTAIGDLWPAPKSRKEMKPFYYKFFKNQS from the coding sequence ATGAAACCATTACCTAAAGAATATTTAAGTCGTTTAATCCGTGCTGTAGTAGAATTTCAACTCATTGAGGATAACGATAAAATTTTAATCGGATTATCCGGTGGCAAAGATAGCCTGTTCATGGCATATGCACTCACAGAATTAAAAAACACCTTAAAGAAAAACTTTTCTTTAGGTGCTATTACGATAAATCCAATGTTCACAAAAGATTTTTCTTGCCAAGAAATACAAAATTTCTGTGACAAATTAAATATACCTTACCATATTCATCAAGTTAATATTGCTGAAACAATTGCTAACCAAGATAACAAAAACGCTTGTTATTCCTGTGCATTTTTCCGCCGTGGCGCTATTAATGGATATGCTAAAGAACATGGCTACAACAAAGTTGCTTATGCTCATAATCATGATGACGCTGTAGAAACATTTTTTATGAACTTATTTTATTCCGGTCAGCTTAAGACTTTCATGCCATCAACGTATTTAAGCCGTTCTGATATCACGGTTATCCGTCCGCTCTTATATTTCCGTGAAGCAGAAATACGCGATGCCATTTCACTTCACGGACAAAAACCTTGCGCTCCACCTTGTCCTTTTAATGGCAATACTATGCGCCAAAAAGCTAAAGAATTGATTGAAACACTGTCTAAAGACAATCCTAAATTGTATGAACATTTAGCTGCTGGCATGCGCGTAACAGCTATCGGTGATTTATGGCCAGCGCCAAAAAGTCGCAAGGAAATGAAACCATTTTATTATAAATTCTTTAAAAATCAATCTTGA
- a CDS encoding putative manganese-dependent inorganic diphosphatase, with the protein MSTEKNIYVIGHRNPDTDSICSAIAYANLKNVMGAKNVVAARAGSINKETKYALDYFKAQAPQLITDIYPRVSDIAISVTKKVKTTDNLRTLGMAMKEAGLRSVPVVDEEDKLVGMASVSDLAKAYFQEITLDSVSASGASIVDIENVIEAKVLVKGNDTAKITGDIKVIASCIERVADTIKAGEIVIIGNRPEKAYDKCIDLGVSCMIITSDAVVSEEIIAKAKDKNVIVLTTAFDTYSTARLISQCAPVSSIMTTNVVSFKPTDMISDVKGILETNEYRNYPVVENGKLVGIVSKDKFMMPEKQSIIMTDHNELGQAVEGIESGKIIEVVDHHRFGGLQTSDPIFINVRPVGCTCTIVTNMYQQNNVEIPQQIAGLLLSAIISDTVLFKSPTCTQADKDAVEYLAKIAGVDYKEYGLAMLKAGADIGDMTPADIVKNDSKEFQIGNYPMLISQLSVMDTDQVMAMKDEILANMAQVCEKEGYAMSLVIVTDIINEGSYLLFSGEPKNLIGEAFKQDASKSVMYLPGVMSRKKQIVPPLSEAVKRL; encoded by the coding sequence ATGAGCACAGAAAAAAATATTTATGTCATCGGTCATAGAAATCCTGATACGGACTCTATCTGCTCTGCTATTGCATATGCAAATTTAAAAAATGTTATGGGCGCAAAAAATGTTGTAGCAGCTCGTGCTGGCAGCATTAACAAAGAAACAAAATACGCTTTGGATTACTTTAAAGCACAGGCTCCACAGCTTATAACTGATATTTATCCACGTGTAAGTGATATTGCTATCAGCGTAACTAAAAAAGTGAAAACTACAGATAACCTTCGTACTTTAGGCATGGCTATGAAAGAAGCTGGTCTTCGTTCCGTGCCTGTTGTCGATGAAGAAGATAAACTCGTTGGTATGGCAAGTGTCAGCGATTTAGCAAAAGCTTATTTCCAAGAAATTACATTAGATAGTGTATCCGCTTCTGGTGCTTCTATTGTTGATATTGAAAATGTAATTGAAGCAAAAGTATTAGTAAAAGGTAATGATACAGCTAAAATCACAGGCGATATCAAAGTTATTGCAAGTTGCATTGAACGCGTTGCAGACACTATCAAAGCTGGTGAAATTGTAATTATTGGCAATAGACCAGAAAAAGCTTATGATAAATGCATTGACCTCGGTGTATCTTGCATGATTATCACAAGTGATGCAGTAGTTTCTGAAGAAATAATCGCTAAAGCAAAAGATAAAAACGTTATTGTTCTCACTACTGCATTTGATACTTACAGCACAGCTCGTCTTATCAGCCAGTGCGCACCAGTATCTAGCATCATGACTACAAATGTAGTATCTTTCAAACCAACTGATATGATAAGCGATGTTAAAGGTATTTTAGAAACAAATGAATATCGCAATTATCCAGTTGTAGAAAATGGTAAACTCGTTGGTATTGTTAGCAAAGATAAATTCATGATGCCAGAAAAACAATCTATCATCATGACTGACCACAATGAACTCGGTCAAGCTGTAGAAGGTATTGAATCTGGTAAAATCATCGAAGTAGTAGACCATCATCGTTTTGGTGGACTTCAAACAAGTGACCCTATTTTCATTAACGTTCGTCCAGTAGGTTGCACTTGCACAATTGTTACAAATATGTATCAGCAAAATAATGTTGAAATTCCTCAGCAGATTGCAGGTTTACTCTTATCCGCTATCATCTCTGATACAGTATTGTTTAAATCTCCAACTTGCACTCAGGCAGATAAAGATGCTGTTGAATATTTAGCAAAAATTGCAGGCGTTGATTATAAAGAATACGGCTTAGCAATGCTTAAAGCTGGCGCAGATATCGGCGATATGACTCCAGCAGATATCGTTAAAAATGACTCCAAAGAATTCCAGATTGGCAACTATCCAATGCTCATCAGCCAGTTATCTGTAATGGATACTGACCAAGTAATGGCTATGAAAGATGAAATCTTAGCTAATATGGCTCAAGTTTGCGAAAAAGAAGGATATGCTATGTCCCTTGTTATCGTAACTGATATCATTAACGAAGGTAGCTATTTATTATTCAGCGGTGAACCTAAAAACTTAATCGGTGAAGCATTTAAACAAGATGCTAGCAAATCTGTTATGTATTTACCAGGCGTAATGTCCCGTAAAAAACAGATTGTACCACCTCTTTCTGAAGCAGTAAAAAGACTTTAA
- a CDS encoding fumarylacetoacetate hydrolase family protein: protein MMKFVRYFQDDTVNIGIFNKAETAVLNLKDIFAQKDCSTMQKVIENLTDEDIQRLQQSLQDESLFKTATKDIKILAPIERPIHDILCVGVNYSAHLEETKDRVANFKKDTNDAVYFGKRAIKILGTNEAVQGQFDVDSALDYEVELAVIIGKTGKNIKIEDVEDYIFGYSVFNDFSSRRLQKKHMQWFRGKSLDTYSAMGPVILHKSALPFPLKVDVKCTVNGELRQNSNTSLFLHDVPYIVSELSQGMTLEAGDIIATGTPSGVGMGYRPGKWLRKGDCVVCEIPQIGKLINTIE, encoded by the coding sequence ATGATGAAATTCGTACGATATTTTCAAGATGATACAGTGAATATCGGTATATTCAATAAAGCTGAAACAGCTGTATTGAATTTAAAAGATATTTTTGCACAAAAAGATTGCTCGACAATGCAAAAAGTAATTGAAAATTTAACTGATGAAGACATACAGAGATTACAGCAATCTTTGCAAGATGAAAGTCTGTTTAAAACAGCGACAAAAGATATTAAAATATTAGCTCCGATAGAAAGACCTATTCATGATATTTTATGCGTAGGTGTAAATTACAGCGCTCATTTAGAAGAAACAAAAGACCGTGTTGCTAATTTTAAAAAGGATACGAATGATGCTGTTTATTTTGGTAAACGAGCTATAAAAATTTTAGGTACGAATGAAGCTGTTCAAGGTCAATTCGATGTGGATAGTGCACTTGATTATGAAGTGGAATTAGCCGTTATAATTGGTAAGACTGGAAAAAATATCAAAATAGAAGATGTTGAAGATTATATTTTCGGTTACAGTGTATTCAATGATTTTTCATCGCGCCGTTTGCAGAAAAAGCATATGCAGTGGTTTAGAGGTAAATCACTTGATACTTACAGCGCTATGGGTCCTGTAATTTTGCATAAATCAGCATTGCCATTTCCATTGAAAGTAGATGTAAAATGCACTGTAAATGGAGAATTGCGCCAGAATTCAAATACAAGTTTGTTCTTGCATGATGTTCCGTATATCGTTTCAGAATTATCACAGGGAATGACATTAGAAGCTGGCGATATCATAGCGACAGGAACACCATCAGGTGTAGGCATGGGTTATAGACCAGGAAAATGGCTCAGAAAAGGCGATTGTGTTGTATGTGAAATTCCACAGATTGGCAAACTCATAAATACAATAGAATGA